The following are from one region of the Natronosporangium hydrolyticum genome:
- a CDS encoding LLM class flavin-dependent oxidoreductase, with protein MRVGIVILPDQPWAQASRRWRLAEEYGFDHAWTYDHLGWRDLVDGPWFDAVPTLTAAATVTSRIRLGTLVASPNFRHPVHFAREVTALDDLTGGRLTIGIGAGGTGHDDRVLGLPALTKRQRVDRFAEFVTLLDRLLRDGRADFEGDHYRAVDARSHPGCVQQPRCPFLVAANGPRSMRLAAQLGQGWVTIGSPADDLDAWWRSVAALVTHFEELAIAAGRDPADLDRVLSLDAAPVFSLTSVDYFAEATGRAAELGFTDVITHWPRADSWYAGSETTLERVVSELLPTIRNPDGA; from the coding sequence ATGCGCGTCGGCATCGTGATCCTCCCGGACCAACCCTGGGCGCAGGCGTCCCGCCGCTGGCGGCTCGCGGAAGAGTACGGCTTCGACCATGCCTGGACCTACGACCACCTCGGCTGGCGGGACCTCGTCGACGGCCCCTGGTTCGACGCGGTTCCGACCCTCACCGCCGCCGCCACGGTGACCTCCCGGATCCGGCTGGGCACGCTGGTCGCCTCCCCGAACTTCCGCCACCCGGTCCACTTCGCACGAGAGGTGACCGCGCTCGACGACCTCACCGGCGGCCGGCTCACGATCGGGATCGGCGCCGGTGGGACCGGACACGACGACCGGGTCCTCGGCCTACCAGCGCTCACGAAGCGGCAGCGGGTCGACCGGTTCGCCGAGTTCGTCACCCTGCTCGACAGGTTGCTACGCGACGGCCGCGCCGACTTCGAGGGGGACCACTACCGAGCCGTCGATGCCCGCAGCCACCCCGGATGTGTCCAGCAACCCCGGTGCCCGTTCCTGGTTGCGGCGAACGGCCCGCGCTCGATGCGGCTCGCCGCCCAGCTCGGCCAGGGCTGGGTGACGATCGGCTCTCCCGCCGACGACCTCGACGCGTGGTGGCGCTCGGTCGCCGCGCTGGTCACCCACTTCGAGGAGCTGGCGATCGCCGCCGGCCGCGACCCCGCCGACCTCGACCGGGTGTTGTCGCTCGACGCCGCCCCGGTCTTCTCGCTCACCAGCGTGGACTACTTCGCGGAGGCTACCGGGCGCGCCGCCGAACTCGGCTTCACCGATGTGATCACCCACTGGCCGCGAGCCGACAGCTGGTACGCCGGCAGTGAGACCACGTTGGAGCGGGTGGTCAGCGAGCTGCTGCCCACGATCCGGAACCCCGACGGTGCCTGA